The following are encoded in a window of Caldicellulosiruptor danielii genomic DNA:
- the rodA gene encoding rod shape-determining protein RodA: protein MMVKNEQTIKKRFNVFITILMIILCLTGFILIASATNVLETGKYKLVISQVIWFCLGLSLYFVFSLIDYRIFANFYVIIYMIMVILLLYVDIKGINVLGGQRWIKVGPFSFQPSEISKLLMVVFFAKVVTMQENINKFKTLVKVLIFAAIPIVLVLKQPDLGTASVFVAIIATILFVAGLDLRYFYAAIGALLVFIPIAWEFVLHEYQKDRIRIFLNPQLDPMGKGWQVIYSQIAIGSGKVFGKGLFMGTINRLDYLPVKESDFIFGVAGEELGFVGCTIIIVVYALLLLSLIRIASTCKDKLGSYIIAGIAGMFGFQMFVNIAMTLGIMPVTGIPLPFVSYGGSSMLTSMASLGIVQSIYRENIKTMF from the coding sequence ATGATGGTCAAAAACGAACAAACCATAAAAAAAAGGTTCAATGTTTTTATAACCATTTTAATGATAATTCTTTGTCTTACTGGTTTTATTCTAATTGCAAGTGCGACTAATGTTCTGGAGACAGGAAAATATAAATTGGTCATTTCGCAAGTCATCTGGTTTTGTCTGGGACTGAGCTTGTACTTCGTTTTTTCATTAATTGACTATAGAATATTTGCAAACTTTTATGTTATTATTTATATGATAATGGTTATTCTGCTTTTGTATGTAGACATAAAAGGTATAAATGTGCTTGGTGGTCAGAGATGGATAAAAGTTGGACCATTTTCGTTTCAGCCGTCTGAGATTTCTAAATTGCTCATGGTAGTGTTTTTTGCCAAAGTTGTTACGATGCAGGAAAATATTAATAAATTCAAAACGTTGGTCAAAGTATTAATTTTCGCTGCGATTCCTATAGTTCTTGTTTTAAAACAACCTGACTTGGGAACAGCTTCTGTCTTTGTTGCTATAATTGCTACAATTTTATTTGTTGCAGGGTTAGACTTGAGATATTTCTATGCAGCAATTGGTGCTCTTTTAGTGTTTATACCTATTGCATGGGAATTTGTTCTTCATGAATACCAAAAAGATAGAATAAGAATATTTTTAAATCCTCAGCTTGACCCGATGGGAAAAGGATGGCAGGTAATATACTCACAGATAGCTATAGGGTCAGGAAAAGTATTCGGCAAAGGCTTATTTATGGGAACAATCAACAGGCTTGATTATCTTCCTGTGAAAGAATCTGACTTTATATTTGGTGTAGCAGGTGAAGAACTTGGGTTTGTAGGATGTACAATTATAATAGTTGTATATGCACTGCTTTTGCTGAGTCTTATTAGAATAGCTTCCACTTGCAAAGACAAACTTGGTTCTTACATTATTGCAGGGATTGCGGGAATGTTTGGTTTTCAGATGTTTGTCAATATTGCAATGACTCTTGGTATAATGCCGGTAACAGGAATTCCTTTGCCCTTTGTAAGTTATGGTGGAAGTTCTATGCTTACTTCCATGGCATCACTTGGAATTGTGCAAAGCATTTATAGGGAAAATATAAAAACTATGTTTTGA
- a CDS encoding copper transporter → MNGVSIKYFVITIASIFVALGVGILIGFSVNSEKFVQKQFQQQLSIIDKNLVELKKENDRLLKEIDEYKSQINQLEKINDTLVNAYLKTCKSNAVVSLIVTSTDYSYNDLMDFLRKKQIRLARIVKVKRTFVDVLNNKINEFPEYKIPEDIINALALYAVFDMNSKLLTKLTEKRYIEINGLSGEIADTILIAGGNTLQNDTFNAVDRRFIEKLKNINDLNIVGVEQSYSELNYCEKYKSMGLDTVDNVDELTGKISLIELIRGGNGNFGTKKEANLLMPNTFTSIEVSENLLKKRRESLLEQYQNIQYTNVMP, encoded by the coding sequence ATGAATGGAGTTAGTATAAAATATTTTGTTATTACTATTGCTTCTATCTTTGTTGCTCTTGGAGTTGGGATTCTTATTGGATTTTCTGTAAATAGCGAAAAATTTGTTCAAAAACAGTTTCAGCAGCAGCTGAGTATTATAGATAAGAATTTGGTTGAGTTAAAAAAAGAAAATGACAGGCTTTTAAAAGAGATTGATGAGTACAAATCACAGATAAATCAACTGGAAAAAATAAATGATACTCTTGTAAATGCATACCTAAAAACATGTAAAAGTAATGCAGTTGTAAGTCTTATTGTGACCTCAACAGATTATTCATACAACGATTTAATGGATTTTTTGAGAAAAAAACAAATAAGGTTAGCAAGAATTGTAAAAGTAAAAAGAACGTTTGTAGATGTTTTGAATAACAAGATAAACGAATTTCCAGAATATAAAATTCCAGAAGACATAATAAATGCTTTAGCGTTGTACGCGGTATTTGACATGAATAGCAAGCTCTTGACGAAATTAACAGAAAAAAGATATATAGAAATAAATGGACTATCAGGAGAAATTGCCGATACAATTTTAATAGCAGGTGGCAATACTCTTCAAAACGATACTTTTAACGCAGTTGATAGAAGATTTATTGAAAAATTGAAAAATATAAACGATCTCAATATTGTTGGAGTTGAGCAATCGTACAGTGAACTAAACTATTGTGAAAAGTACAAAAGCATGGGCTTAGATACTGTTGATAACGTCGATGAACTGACTGGAAAAATTTCACTTATAGAACTTATAAGAGGCGGAAATGGCAATTTTGGGACTAAAAAAGAGGCAAACCTCTTGATGCCTAATACCTTTACAAGCATTGAGGTTTCTGAAAATTTATTGAAAAAGAGAAGAGAAAGTTTGCTTGAGCAATATCAAAATATACAATATACAAACGTTATGCCATAA
- a CDS encoding glycosyltransferase, producing the protein MNIVVVIPVYNPPQSFEKLLLDLSNIEFIKNILVIDDGSKKKILLKCVKCTILRHDKNKGKGAALKTAFEYLKEMLFDRIILLDGDLKVEKEELQAFCEKAFILNDKQVVIGYPIKVRKKGFGVVKKFAKFVVKIYTRKEVEHCLSGQRIVPFSVLKNIKHIPDRYGVDISMLIDFIKMGCEIKEVEFDFSHDEKGKSLKDILHKIRQMKDIFCVFITKWRA; encoded by the coding sequence TTGAATATTGTTGTGGTAATTCCTGTATACAATCCTCCACAATCTTTTGAAAAGCTTCTTCTGGACTTATCTAACATAGAGTTTATAAAAAATATACTTGTTATTGATGATGGTTCTAAGAAAAAGATTTTACTTAAGTGTGTTAAGTGCACCATACTAAGACATGATAAAAACAAAGGCAAGGGCGCGGCTCTAAAAACAGCATTTGAATATCTCAAAGAAATGTTATTTGACAGGATAATACTTCTGGATGGTGACTTAAAGGTAGAAAAAGAAGAGCTGCAAGCATTTTGCGAGAAAGCTTTTATTCTAAACGATAAACAAGTGGTAATTGGTTATCCTATAAAAGTGAGAAAAAAGGGTTTTGGAGTTGTGAAAAAGTTTGCTAAATTTGTGGTGAAAATTTATACCAGAAAAGAGGTTGAGCATTGTCTCAGCGGTCAGAGGATAGTTCCATTTTCTGTTTTAAAAAATATTAAGCACATTCCTGATAGATATGGGGTAGACATTTCAATGTTAATTGATTTTATTAAGATGGGTTGTGAAATAAAAGAGGTTGAGTTTGATTTTTCACACGACGAAAAGGGAAAGAGTTTGAAAGATATATTACATAAAATTCGACAGATGAAGGATATATTTTGTGTCTTTATTACCAAATGGAGGGCGTGA
- the minD gene encoding septum site-determining protein MinD, whose translation MGEVYVITSGKGGVGKTTTTANVGTYLSVLGKRVLLIDADIGLRNLDVVMGLENRIVFDIVDVVEGRCKPKQALIKDKRFDGLYLLPAAQSKDKTAVSPEQMKALCEQLKDDFDFILIDCPAGIEQGFKNAIAGAQKAIVVTTPEVSAVRDADRIIGLLEAYELHNPKLIINRIRFDMVKRGDMMDIDDILEILSIELLGIIPDDEKIIISTNKGEPVVMDEKSKAGQEYRNIARRILGENIPILGEEENSGFLSRLKKLLGLNNS comes from the coding sequence ATGGGCGAGGTTTATGTAATTACATCTGGTAAAGGTGGAGTTGGAAAGACAACAACCACTGCAAATGTAGGAACATATTTGAGCGTTTTGGGAAAAAGAGTACTTTTGATTGATGCTGATATAGGTCTTAGGAATTTAGATGTTGTTATGGGACTTGAGAACAGAATTGTGTTTGACATTGTGGATGTTGTTGAGGGAAGATGCAAGCCAAAACAGGCACTAATTAAAGATAAAAGATTTGATGGGCTTTATTTGCTTCCTGCTGCTCAATCAAAAGACAAAACTGCTGTTTCACCTGAGCAGATGAAAGCTTTGTGCGAACAATTGAAGGACGATTTTGATTTTATCTTGATTGACTGTCCTGCGGGGATTGAGCAAGGTTTTAAAAATGCAATTGCAGGTGCACAAAAAGCAATAGTGGTAACAACCCCGGAAGTTTCTGCTGTACGTGACGCCGACAGGATTATTGGTCTTTTGGAAGCATATGAGCTGCACAATCCTAAGCTCATCATAAACAGAATAAGGTTTGATATGGTAAAGCGTGGAGATATGATGGACATTGATGATATTTTAGAAATTCTTTCAATAGAACTTCTTGGGATAATTCCTGATGATGAAAAGATTATAATCTCCACCAATAAAGGAGAACCTGTGGTAATGGATGAAAAATCAAAGGCGGGGCAAGAGTATAGAAATATTGCAAGAAGAATTCTGGGTGAGAATATTCCCATTTTGGGCGAGGAAGAAAATTCAGGTTTTTTGAGCAGGCTAAAAAAGCTTTTGGGGTTAAATAATTCGTAG
- the minE gene encoding cell division topological specificity factor MinE produces the protein MFEFFNKFFNKPSSKDIAKERLKLVIIHDRANVSPELLEMIKNEILKAIQKYIVIDDKLLEIQITRTPSEQKGEFVPALIANIPIKSVKKTEILSNEADN, from the coding sequence ATGTTTGAATTCTTTAACAAGTTCTTTAACAAACCATCTTCGAAAGACATTGCAAAGGAGAGGCTAAAACTTGTTATTATTCACGACAGGGCAAACGTGTCTCCAGAACTTTTAGAGATGATAAAAAATGAGATTTTGAAGGCTATACAAAAATACATAGTGATTGATGACAAGCTCTTAGAAATTCAAATAACCAGAACACCGTCTGAGCAGAAAGGTGAATTTGTTCCTGCACTTATTGCCAATATTCCTATAAAGTCTGTAAAGAAAACTGAGATTTTGAGCAACGAGGCTGACAATTAA
- the mreC gene encoding rod shape-determining protein MreC has translation MKRNILLTIIVLFAFLFSVVATVISLRNYDSNIVSRKLKEGYVPANSQVVKIIRDIREYINGIFHLNQIIAENKRLKEELNKLNTDKITIEEIKSENAKLKELLGLKEQIGLAANFEIARVVQRSQEAWLSFFIIDKGVKNGVKKNMVVINNQGLIGYVVDAGTNWAKVVTLLDPDFSASAMVVRTREIGVVRGSVNLLSKRLCEMRYISKDSKIKLNDIVITSGMGEIFPKGIAIGKVVQIKNDKFELTKNILIEPLVDIENVEYVMVIKQVKDINLSVGVK, from the coding sequence TTGAAAAGAAACATTTTATTAACTATTATTGTTTTGTTCGCATTTTTATTTAGTGTAGTTGCAACTGTAATATCCCTCAGAAACTACGATTCAAATATTGTCTCGAGAAAATTGAAAGAGGGTTATGTTCCTGCAAATTCCCAAGTAGTTAAGATTATAAGAGATATAAGAGAATATATAAACGGAATATTTCATCTCAACCAAATCATTGCTGAGAACAAGCGATTAAAAGAAGAGCTGAACAAATTAAATACAGATAAAATTACCATTGAAGAGATTAAAAGTGAAAACGCAAAATTAAAAGAACTTTTGGGACTTAAAGAACAAATTGGATTGGCTGCAAATTTTGAAATTGCCAGAGTTGTTCAGAGGTCTCAAGAAGCCTGGCTTAGTTTTTTTATCATCGACAAGGGAGTAAAAAACGGCGTTAAGAAAAACATGGTTGTTATCAACAATCAAGGACTGATAGGATATGTTGTAGATGCGGGAACAAACTGGGCAAAAGTGGTAACACTGCTTGACCCGGATTTTTCAGCATCTGCTATGGTTGTGCGAACAAGAGAAATTGGTGTTGTAAGAGGGAGTGTCAATCTTTTGTCAAAAAGGTTATGTGAAATGAGGTATATCTCGAAAGATTCTAAGATTAAACTTAATGATATTGTTATAACCTCTGGGATGGGAGAGATATTTCCAAAAGGAATTGCCATTGGTAAAGTGGTTCAAATAAAAAACGATAAGTTTGAGCTTACCAAAAACATTTTGATAGAACCTTTAGTTGACATCGAAAATGTTGAATATGTGATGGTAATTAAGCAAGTAAAAGATATAAATTTGTCGGTAGGTGTTAAATAA
- the speE gene encoding polyamine aminopropyltransferase, whose protein sequence is MELWFTEQQTPDLGFTCKITKTIYTAKTQYQDLAILETKQFGRMLVLDGAVQTTIADEFCYHELISHVPLFTHPNPKKVAVIGGGDGGVIREILKHDEVEKAYLIEIDKEVIEASKKYLPEISCALDDKRAEVIITDGIKFVSENKNMFDVIIVDSTDPVGPAVGLFQDSFYKAVFECLKEDGLFVAQTESPFYDQDLIKNVFHAVKSIFPITRLYLGFIPTYPSGLWSFTLGSKKYDPLEVDISRIKRIDTRYYNPELHKALFALPTFVQEIIK, encoded by the coding sequence ATGGAACTTTGGTTTACCGAGCAACAGACTCCTGACCTGGGATTTACATGCAAGATAACAAAGACCATTTATACGGCAAAAACTCAATATCAAGACTTAGCAATACTTGAAACCAAACAGTTTGGTAGGATGCTTGTACTGGACGGCGCTGTTCAAACAACAATTGCTGATGAGTTTTGTTACCATGAGTTAATTTCTCATGTTCCTTTGTTCACCCATCCAAATCCAAAAAAGGTTGCTGTCATAGGTGGTGGAGACGGAGGAGTTATTAGAGAAATTCTCAAACATGACGAGGTTGAAAAGGCATATTTAATCGAGATTGATAAAGAAGTTATAGAGGCAAGCAAGAAATACCTTCCGGAGATAAGTTGTGCACTTGATGACAAAAGAGCAGAGGTCATTATAACTGATGGGATAAAATTTGTATCTGAGAACAAAAACATGTTTGATGTTATAATTGTGGATTCAACAGACCCTGTTGGACCAGCAGTGGGGCTTTTTCAAGATAGTTTTTATAAGGCGGTATTTGAATGCTTGAAAGAGGATGGACTTTTTGTTGCACAGACTGAGTCACCTTTTTATGACCAGGACTTGATAAAGAATGTATTTCATGCGGTGAAGTCTATTTTCCCAATAACAAGGCTTTATCTTGGATTTATTCCAACATATCCAAGCGGTCTTTGGAGTTTTACTCTTGGCTCTAAAAAATATGACCCGCTTGAGGTGGATATTTCAAGGATAAAAAGAATTGATACAAGATATTACAATCCAGAGTTGCACAAAGCTTTATTTGCACTGCCAACTTTTGTCCAAGAAATTATAAAGTAA
- the steA gene encoding putative cytokinetic ring protein SteA, which produces MIKGKVKIDRRTKNLVKRLRPGEIPVILHEDIDEVAAYSLLEKKVKVVINCAKSFTGKFPAVGAKILLSHDVIIIDNLGEDVFNRIREGDIIEIKDDKIFLNSNYLCDAKYLSKEEVESFYQKSFKKMENLLEDFIENTLEYAKKEKGFILGQFEMPDISTKIAGRHVLVVTRGSSFKKDIKAIKGYITEVKPVVIAVDGAADALLEEKIRPNIIIGDMDSVSEESLYKCDEIIVHSYPNGYAPGLKKVEALGLTAKIVACPGTSEDVALLLAYEKGAELIVSVGSHSSMLDFLEKGRKGMSSTFLVRLKIGSKLVDARGVSKLYTEKVSFKYIGVLLFSALIPILAILMVTPPFQYFFYLIQLKLRVILR; this is translated from the coding sequence ATGATAAAAGGCAAGGTAAAAATTGATAGAAGGACTAAGAACTTAGTTAAAAGACTAAGACCAGGGGAGATACCTGTCATATTGCACGAGGATATTGATGAGGTAGCTGCATATTCTCTCTTAGAAAAGAAAGTAAAGGTGGTAATCAACTGTGCCAAGTCTTTTACGGGGAAGTTTCCAGCAGTTGGTGCGAAAATTCTTCTTTCACATGATGTGATTATAATTGATAATTTAGGAGAAGATGTATTTAATCGAATAAGAGAAGGGGACATCATAGAAATCAAAGATGATAAGATATTTTTAAACAGCAATTATCTTTGTGACGCAAAGTATCTTTCTAAAGAAGAAGTTGAATCTTTTTATCAAAAGAGTTTCAAAAAAATGGAAAATCTTTTGGAAGATTTTATAGAAAACACCTTAGAGTATGCTAAAAAAGAAAAGGGATTTATCTTGGGACAATTTGAAATGCCTGATATTTCAACCAAGATAGCTGGGAGACACGTACTTGTTGTTACAAGAGGAAGCAGTTTTAAAAAAGATATAAAAGCAATCAAAGGTTATATAACCGAGGTAAAACCGGTAGTGATTGCGGTTGATGGTGCTGCTGACGCATTGCTTGAGGAAAAGATAAGACCAAACATTATAATTGGGGATATGGACAGTGTTTCAGAGGAAAGTCTTTATAAATGTGATGAGATAATTGTTCATTCGTATCCTAACGGATATGCACCAGGACTTAAAAAAGTAGAGGCTTTAGGACTTACTGCAAAAATAGTAGCATGTCCTGGCACAAGTGAAGATGTAGCTTTGCTTTTGGCTTATGAAAAGGGAGCAGAACTAATAGTTTCGGTTGGTTCTCACAGCAGTATGCTTGATTTTTTAGAGAAAGGTCGAAAAGGAATGTCAAGCACTTTTCTGGTCAGACTAAAAATAGGTTCAAAACTTGTGGATGCAAGAGGTGTGTCCAAGCTTTATACAGAAAAGGTAAGTTTCAAATATATTGGGGTTTTGTTGTTTTCTGCACTTATTCCTATACTTGCAATCCTTATGGTTACTCCGCCTTTTCAATACTTTTTCTATTTAATTCAACTAAAACTGAGAGTAATCTTGAGGTAG
- the mgsA gene encoding methylglyoxal synthase — protein sequence MNIALIAHDKKKELMVQFAIAYKFILSKHTLYATGTTGRLIQEATGLEVHRFLPGPLGGDQQIGSLIAYNQIDMVIFLRDPLTAQSHEPDVNALLRLCDVHNIPLATNIATAELLIKALDRGDLSWREIVNPKLQKNKSDK from the coding sequence ATGAATATAGCACTTATTGCCCACGACAAGAAAAAAGAACTTATGGTTCAGTTTGCAATAGCATACAAGTTTATATTGTCAAAACACACATTATATGCAACAGGAACTACTGGAAGGTTAATTCAGGAAGCAACAGGACTTGAAGTTCATAGATTCCTTCCAGGTCCACTCGGGGGGGACCAGCAGATAGGGTCTTTGATTGCATACAATCAGATTGACATGGTGATATTTTTGAGAGACCCTCTTACAGCTCAGTCTCATGAACCAGATGTAAATGCACTTTTGCGTCTTTGTGATGTCCATAATATTCCTCTTGCAACAAACATTGCAACAGCAGAACTTTTGATAAAAGCCCTTGATAGAGGAGACTTATCATGGCGTGAAATTGTAAATCCAAAACTGCAAAAAAATAAGAGTGATAAGTGA
- the mrdA gene encoding penicillin-binding protein 2 — translation MKILFIEKLREKNVFNRWTFLYILFICLVLILIVRLSYLQLVKGDYYYELSEKKLMQKANLEAPRGIIYDKNGRPLADNRPAYVLQIMKTQQLRSESQKREFTKKIIEIVKILNKNGDKIINQFKIDINPIRFNFGIADKKLAKKVEIQWKKDRDIPSNFSAQQAFEFLRKKFYIPENLDLQTTLQVMAIEDMLFYNYYQMYQPVTIAIDISMKTIAEIEERRRDFSFVNIEAKAVRVYKDAIYNAFVVGRIGKITQEQYEKLKDKGYSQDSLIGVEGVEKRCEDYLRGKDGLQIIEVDKFGRINDVKIEKQPTKGANVYLTIDSKLQKVAYESLKKILEKIRNGDYGEKFPKANSGAAVVIDVKTGNVLTLTSYPSYNPNIFIKGITTSEWYKLINDPTRPMFNRAIAGAYPPGSTFKILTAIAGLQEGVIKPDEKILDTGRYMYYAKSGFTPACWLWNRYRTTHGWLNVVDALKVSCNVFFYETGRRLGIETIDRYATLFGLGGKTGVQLDGESNGILANEENKKKIFNQPWYPGDTVLAAIGQSINAFTPIQMASFIATVANGGTRYQVNLIDKIVDANGKVIYKSVPKVLSRVKMYESTKKAVFEGMKSVTTEEGGTARQAFKDLPFTVAGKTGTSQYSNSSAAHAWFVGFAPYDNPQIAFAIVLENGGHGSYAAYVAREIIDAYFNLPLQKEEKP, via the coding sequence ATGAAGATATTGTTTATAGAAAAGTTAAGAGAAAAAAACGTTTTTAATAGGTGGACTTTTTTGTACATACTTTTTATATGCCTTGTGTTAATTTTAATTGTGCGCTTGAGTTATTTACAGCTTGTAAAGGGAGATTATTACTATGAACTTTCTGAAAAGAAGTTGATGCAAAAAGCAAATCTGGAAGCGCCAAGGGGTATTATTTACGATAAAAATGGTAGACCACTTGCCGACAATAGACCTGCCTATGTTCTCCAGATTATGAAAACTCAGCAGCTTCGTTCTGAAAGTCAGAAAAGAGAGTTTACCAAAAAGATAATAGAAATTGTGAAAATTCTAAATAAAAACGGAGACAAAATTATAAATCAATTTAAAATTGACATAAATCCTATTAGATTTAACTTTGGTATTGCAGACAAGAAACTTGCAAAAAAAGTAGAAATACAATGGAAAAAAGATAGAGACATTCCTTCGAACTTTTCTGCGCAGCAAGCTTTTGAGTTTTTGAGAAAGAAATTTTATATTCCAGAAAATCTTGACCTGCAAACTACTCTTCAGGTAATGGCCATTGAAGATATGCTATTTTATAACTATTATCAAATGTATCAACCTGTTACAATTGCAATTGACATTTCCATGAAAACTATTGCTGAGATTGAAGAAAGGCGTAGAGATTTTTCGTTTGTAAACATAGAAGCAAAAGCAGTAAGAGTTTATAAGGATGCAATATACAACGCCTTCGTGGTAGGAAGGATAGGTAAAATAACTCAAGAACAATATGAAAAGCTAAAAGACAAAGGATATTCTCAAGATAGTTTAATTGGTGTTGAGGGAGTTGAAAAAAGGTGCGAAGATTATTTGCGTGGCAAAGACGGACTTCAGATCATCGAAGTTGACAAGTTTGGAAGGATAAATGATGTTAAGATAGAAAAACAACCAACAAAGGGTGCAAATGTCTATCTGACCATAGATTCTAAGCTTCAAAAAGTTGCTTATGAGTCGCTCAAAAAAATTTTAGAAAAGATAAGAAATGGTGATTATGGTGAGAAATTTCCAAAAGCAAACAGTGGTGCTGCAGTAGTAATTGATGTAAAAACAGGCAATGTTCTTACTCTCACAAGTTATCCTTCATACAATCCTAACATATTTATAAAAGGTATCACTACCAGCGAATGGTATAAGCTGATTAATGACCCCACAAGACCAATGTTTAACAGGGCGATTGCCGGGGCTTATCCACCTGGTTCAACTTTTAAGATACTCACAGCAATTGCAGGTCTTCAGGAAGGGGTCATCAAACCAGACGAAAAAATATTGGACACAGGTAGATATATGTATTACGCAAAATCAGGGTTTACTCCTGCCTGCTGGCTATGGAATAGATATCGAACCACGCATGGCTGGCTAAATGTTGTTGATGCTCTTAAAGTTTCTTGTAACGTATTTTTCTATGAAACAGGAAGAAGACTTGGAATAGAAACAATTGACAGATATGCAACTCTATTTGGGCTTGGTGGAAAAACTGGGGTTCAGCTTGATGGTGAATCAAACGGTATACTTGCAAATGAAGAGAATAAAAAGAAGATCTTTAATCAACCTTGGTATCCTGGTGATACAGTTTTAGCAGCTATTGGTCAGTCTATAAATGCATTTACACCTATCCAAATGGCAAGTTTTATTGCAACTGTTGCAAATGGTGGGACAAGATATCAGGTGAACCTTATAGACAAGATTGTGGATGCCAATGGAAAAGTAATCTATAAGTCTGTGCCAAAAGTGCTCAGCAGGGTAAAGATGTATGAATCAACAAAAAAAGCAGTTTTTGAAGGAATGAAAAGTGTTACAACTGAAGAGGGAGGAACAGCAAGACAAGCATTTAAGGATTTGCCATTTACTGTAGCAGGAAAAACGGGAACCTCGCAGTATTCGAATTCATCGGCTGCTCATGCCTGGTTTGTTGGTTTTGCACCTTATGATAATCCCCAGATTGCCTTTGCTATTGTTTTAGAAAATGGTGGACATGGTTCATATGCCGCGTATGTTGCAAGGGAAATAATAGATGCATATTTTAATTTGCCTTTGCAAAAAGAAGAGAAGCCATAA
- the minC gene encoding septum site-determining protein MinC, translating into MNEPVVLKGFGKGIAVILDNNCDFETICDYFKQKVINGKNFFSGYEIPIQFIGRKLNSYELQKLIEIMKTFGGVHDIIFPWDEISFHSLISTSEERVENIKEENLNAKVHKGTLRSGQVITSESDLIIIGDVNPGAEVISKNNIIVLGALRGIAHAGISGNKDAVVFALEMDPVQIRIANIIARAPDEENKREKSVAEIAYIENETIVVKPITQF; encoded by the coding sequence TTGAATGAACCTGTTGTATTAAAAGGCTTTGGGAAAGGAATTGCTGTCATTTTGGATAACAATTGTGATTTTGAGACAATCTGTGATTACTTTAAGCAAAAAGTTATAAACGGCAAAAATTTTTTTTCAGGATATGAGATTCCTATCCAGTTTATAGGAAGGAAGCTTAACAGTTATGAACTTCAAAAGCTAATAGAGATAATGAAGACATTTGGAGGAGTACATGATATAATATTTCCGTGGGACGAGATTAGTTTTCATAGTCTTATTTCAACTTCAGAAGAACGAGTTGAAAATATAAAAGAAGAGAACCTTAATGCAAAGGTGCACAAAGGTACTCTGCGTTCAGGACAAGTTATAACCTCGGAGTCTGATTTGATAATTATAGGGGATGTAAATCCCGGAGCAGAGGTGATATCCAAAAATAACATTATTGTCCTTGGAGCGCTCAGAGGAATTGCGCATGCAGGCATTTCTGGGAACAAAGATGCTGTCGTTTTTGCGCTTGAGATGGACCCTGTTCAAATCAGGATTGCCAATATAATTGCAAGGGCTCCTGATGAGGAAAATAAACGTGAAAAGTCAGTTGCTGAGATAGCATATATAGAAAATGAAACAATAGTTGTTAAACCTATTACGCAATTTTAA